The sequence below is a genomic window from Cicer arietinum cultivar CDC Frontier isolate Library 1 chromosome 6, Cicar.CDCFrontier_v2.0, whole genome shotgun sequence.
GTGTGCGCAAAGTTGACACTTTTGTTTAACATTGTTTGTGTGCATTATTACAAAAAGCTTCTCCCACCAGAAGCGTCAACAAGAGAAGATTGCTGGTATGGATATGCATGTCGGACACAGCACCGTAGCGAAGAGCATGCTCTTAAAAGGAATCATGTTTGCCGTCCAACCAGAGGTTCTCAATTCtgatgtaaaaataaaaatttcagatGTGTTTTCACTAGTCTTTTCTTTCttcacaaaaacaaaataacttttgtttgctTGGATTCATAGCAGTTGGAAAATGAAAAGTTCAAtatcttaataattttaaacttgttttttatttatttataaaatctaaaagaaTTTTAATCAACAATTATGAGGTACTCTACCACGGATTAGGatctttttgtaatttattattaatcagAAACCCTTTAACTTTTCCAAATTATTAGATCTTCACTCAAAACCCTAACATTAGAAAACTTTGAACCCTTCATAGCCTCATTCTCTAACCTATAAGTAGGCTTCCATTGTCATTGTGAACCTATTCTAGTTGCTTGAACACTGACAATAGTAGCCCATTGCAAATCTTCTTAATCAACttacaaccataaaatgatAGTTGTGTTGGAGGAACACCATGGTTGGTTCAAGAGGCGATGAAGAACAAAACGATATTGTAGGTGAGATACATTTACGATCAAGATTTTGACACCTACTTTCATTTTCATACGATGAGACTTCTGAAGTAAAATGCGGTTGAGATTCTCTTGGAAGAGATGGCTTATTTGGTTAGTGTTAAACAATAGTGGATGtttaggaaaaaaataattatacttatttttgttactttttaataaataaaatagacggagaataaatatatattttctttctcacaaattctattttttttccttcacgTGTTTTCTTACTCAGACTGAAGCCCAATTTGTTTAATTTGCTTAATGCATATGGTTAATGGAAATGATTGACTAATATCTGAAATAAACAAAAAGTGTTGGCAGGAACATAATAGAGTTGACAATTGAAATTAACCCCAATAATCGTAGAGAGAGAGAATTTTAACTTGTAAGAGTGGAAGTCTCACGTGGAGACGAAAACGAAAGAATTAGGTGCGATGCAAGTAACGTGCGACTTTTTTAATAATCTCTTCTAGAACTAGACATTTCCCTCCTTAGTCTTCATTATTCAAGTACTTTATTTTTTGATACGCAAACATATACCCattgtatattaattttaaaatgttaatataaattaaagtcATGAGCCGATTCATGGAAGTaggtataaatattatttaatttttcttcaatataaaatattatcacattaaaatttgttattacTATGTATGTCTTTAAATATAAGCCATTCTTGGTATTTTGCCATGTTAgaattatttgtttgattttgtatATACTTGTCGTCTaccattatttatattttctatttaattatagGAAAATGTCTAGTGGatacaatttttgtttcaattccTCAATTTTAATGatcatttttaaaaactgtGGAATTATATGTATACTGTTTCTGGTCTTATTTTATATACATTAGATATTTAATGATAgataaatatatgttaaaatttagcaagttaataaattatatttaaatatggaagaaaaataaaaatagagaaggATAGCGAAAGCAGATAAGAGAAGTGAGGAATTAATGAGAAAAGACAGAGGGTGGGTGTAACGAATGACGTGTACACTATTTACCTACCTAACCCTTCTCTGCTCGCTCATGTTTCAATGTTGATGTTTTATAGATTCACGAGTTCCTCTTTCTTAACGTCTTCTGTCTTCTTCGACCGCACCATCCATTCATCCTTCCAACATGTCTGGCCCCACTTCTCACCAAACACGACTCCTTGCTCTTCAATCACACACCTTCCATCCATCccaaccttttttcttttttctttttttttcttctgaaatcGTGGGTAGTTGCTAAGCCTAAACATATATTCTGTCCAATCACATGACGTGGCCCACATGCATTCTctcattcatttattattattacaagaATGGATAACGATAATTCAGATTAGGTACATATATGTATCTAGAACAAAGTTTAACTAACAcaataaactaataattaagtTTCAAATCAACATTTAAATAATCTGCAATCCATATCACATAAACAACTCAATTACACTTATATTCAtacactatatatataattcttttttatataaaaaatatataaaattctattataattaacttatacaactatatatataaaatttattataaataatttaatttagatttCAATCAATAAGACATTCACGCATTAATGAGTctgattttaattaaacagcataacaattaaaattaaaatatttggttcGATGTGTGTTTCCTAattgtttttttcttatatttttatgtgttgTGAATACTCCTTATACTCGTAATATTTTGGTTTGGTTCTAATATATAAACTTTTGccataaaaaatgttataaagagttgaacttctaaatcttttcCACGCAAAATCCGTCTTTATACTATTTGAGTTATATAATACAGTCAAATTATAAACATACACTCCGCTTAATAATTTCGTTTCTAGATGGTTGGAAAActtcaaaatcaaattcaaactccgcttattttataattctttttgtATATGTTTTTATTCAGTCTTTCTTTGACCTTCTAATTCAATTCTACTAATTATGAAgacttcaaattaattattcGTCTACATGGATACTTGCTATAAAATTAACACTCTTCTATTATCTAAAAATAGTTATACAAAATggatcaaatatttaaaattattttttaaaataaattatttaaattactttgttatttgagttttatttttaatattataataaaagataaaatattctaaaacatttaatttttttaaacaaacgaACCCAATATactattcaatatttttattatacttttacCATGAATACGAACATACTattatacataaattaattgaataatattaaataaattttatattgataatttagTTATGGTATTCAATATTTAAAGGGTTGagataacaatttttttctatagGTTGACCAAATATATGCCTTAAAAGAAACATGGAGTAAAAGAAACTCGAATCCATGATAAACTTCATATggagtaatatatttatttgctaaatcttatatttttagataaattcCCTTTATTAATTACTACtcagaatataaaattatttaatataactatttactACGTTCATGTTATGTTATATATAGCTAGTTCGTATGATAAAAGAACTAACTGAAATATTATAACTTATCGAAagtattacttaaaattaaaacacaattcataagaaaaagaaagggtTGGGGAGAGGGAGAGAATATTGTGCCATCTATGTTTTCACTTTCTGAAATCAAAAGAGAATAGAATAAGACGTATTGTCTTGTTGTTGctgtttttttttagtttgtgtGTCAAACAATATCCTTTTATCTTGTAagtattgttataaaaaatactacCTTTTATCTCtcaaaagatttaaaaataaactaaaaatagtttattagcACAAAAGGAGCCTTTTCCTACTCAGATAGTTGAACACATGGCCACTAGTCAATAAACAATTCACAAGAgttttcatattaattttacaagtAAATGGTTCCGAGTTTTATtgaagttttaaaatataaaatcataattaaaaaaaataaaataaccgtTCAACATCAACAACTCAAATAGTACTTTTACTATAtgatatttgtaaaaaattgaatttagtttattttcatgTTTAAAACACGAAACACATTAAAATCAAGACGCAGCAAATAAGAGTGATATAAAAGAAGTACCCAAACTTATAGTTAAGACTACTGTTCAACAGTCAACGAACGAACATAGtatataacaaataattaaaataaatttttgacggaaaaaaaaaaacaccaaaaataTAGTTCGAAATTGGATCTACTACAACTAAACTGTTCTTGGTCGTTAACATTGGTAACTTAAAAGTAATAGTCACAACGTTAAACAACTgaaatacaacaaaaaaaaaaggctaaTTAGTTCCTAGAATTTCCAATCAAAACTTAAAATTCCCGGCTccgaaaaatttaaaaacatcaTTGCCGGTTGGCGCAGGTTGTTGAATAGTAGCAGAAGGAGTTCCATGTGGATGAGTAATTGGTTTTTTACAGCTACAAGGTAATTGGTGATTATTACCGTGTAACCCTAAAGCATGTCGACAAAGACACACACCTCCTTGCCACGAATACAATgaaatttgttgttgttgagaagGTGGAGCCAACGAAAGTTCCAAATTTATGTGAGGTGGATATGGAGCTATTTCTTCTATGGTTACTCCACTGCTACTATTTGACACTGATTCTTCAACACAACCCGAATCAGTTACAACCACTTTTTCTctgttcatattattattactaaataacTCAAACTCGCTTTTGttgttattcttcttcttcttgctGCTGCTACTACTGCTCTCGTTGCTTGTGGGGACCACAGGCAATTCAGGTTGAGAAGAAGCTACCACTGCGGCGGAGCCACCGTTGAGTGGTTTATGTGTGGAAGGATCAATTCCGCGTGTGAATAGTTTACGCTTGATGTGCGTGTTCCAGTAGTTCTTAATTTCATTGTCCGTTCTTCCAGGCAATCTCGCAGCAATTTGAGACCATCTGaaaatattaatgataaaataaattaaaaaaaaaattgatttaaaaaaagaaagaatgaaggaaaagaaagaaattgaaaaggAAACATACTTGTTACCAAGGAAAGTGTGGAGGCTAATGATGAGTTCATCTTCTTGGGGAGTGAAATTACCTCTCTTGAGATCAGGTCTAAGGTAATTAATCCATCTAAGTCTGCAGCTTTTGCCACATCGAAGCAAACCTGTGTTGTGTTGTAGGAaagaatgaaatgaaattgtGGGAAATGAAGAATGAGAATGAAGAATGAAGAATTACCAGCTGCTTTGGGAAGAGATCTCCAGCAACCTTCACCATGAATATTGATGTAGTTAGTGAGACGGTCGTCTTCTTCTTTAGACCAAGCACCTTTGTTGGTGTGATCTTTCTCACAACAGGGAGATCTACCCATGGTGAATGAAAAGtggaaagagagagagaagaagagAATATAAATGGGAGAGAGAGAGGGAAAGGTTGCAATTGACTCGGAAGACcttctttttctctctcaaCACTCAACACAGATTGACCGACTTGGTCACAAAAGACGAGTGGTTACAATTAAGTTTGTGCTTGCTTTCTTTTGGGTAGGTAGCTAGCTCTACTttatatttccttttctttctatttgcattttcattctttatgtCATCTTAATAAATTCTTTCTTATTTAAAGgaaactaaatttattattcaatacaaataaaactattaaattctaattaactattctattttttttacaataaattattcacttgtaaaatagtttttcttaaaatatttttttttaatagttacgTCTCTTCACTTtgaaattgtcatttttaatttataaataaatatagcaTTTCAATAATAACACTTTTTATTCATAAAGAGGCTAATAAATTCTCAACATCTCTGCCCGCTTATTTTAAATGACTAATAAGgtttttctatatataaaaattttgaatttacaaatttatatatacacGTCTTCCACACACGAATGTGTTGTCATATATGGCAATTAAACTTTATCCCATTTGGAATACcaaaaataattagttattaattaaaGGTACATTACAAACCTTTTTAGATGAAAAAAATACGCGTAAATTAattccttcattttaatttatttgatatatataggCTGGATAGACTTGTTATATACATTTAACGTTATGTGTAATCTTATCttatcttaattattttttattttcattttctcttgataataactatttttaagagagaatgagaataattattctcagtagattaaaaaaattaattacataacTCACATACTTTTTTCACTACCTTAATCTTAAAACGTGGAATGGTCTCTCTTCATCTTCTAtagattttttcttcttgtaaaccTCATTAAGGCCAACCACGTACACCTTTGTCCTTAACCACAATATGCCAATTGGGATGGAGGCTATTCCCTCGGTTGTGAACAAATTACGGTCTAATTTAAAGATATCATCGAGTAGTTGGTTTGCTATGTAGCAAATCGACTCAACAATCAAATTCTAAATACAACAATATTTACATTATTAAACCAACCCAACCCTTATTAATTTTTACCATTTAATACATTATATATAAGGAATTATATATACTATCATATATAATCGATACATATCATTAAAGAAAATCGTATTCAAAatctttttgacaaaaaaattaattatttttattcaaaattaatttattcaatcaTCGCAAAAGGAAAATCTCTATTTTATCttacaaaattatttcttaaaattcaaCTATGAAACAAACATCGTCATCATGCATGCATGGCTGTCAAAATATAACATTCTTACAGTAAATCCCATTCttagaaatataattattttttaattcaattaaatttgtttgtaattataaatttaaattatttaagtttaCATAAACAGAAAATTATAGAGTAgaggaaaaataatttattattattatcaaaaaatttaaatgctatatatatatatatatattataaataatttgaatttataattgtaattataTAAGAATTACTCTATAAGATAGAAGTTTTTCTCCTTTTCTTTCAcatctttctttattttcttattgATCCAAGTGCATTATTGTGGTGACTATTGTAAATTTGTAAGTTAGTTTAGCAACTACCCTCATGGAATTAGTTGGGTATGACGACAGCTTAAGATTAGACCACACTACATTAGGATAAAATGGTCTATGTTTGTATAGTACCCCTATGAAATAAATTATAGGCAAAAGTTGATAAAgttatgtatatttatataaatacaatttaaatttgtaaaaatatttgatatattagaatatagatttaaatttaaaatattttttatatttaatatttgtaatttttattataaaactaaaagaaaaacaCAATATAGTggatcaaatttaatttatgtaaatctaaaaataattaagtctatttcaaaattattctatggctaattatataaatttggtTGTaggaaaaaaatgttattaattaataaaatatactttagagatattataattaaacaaaaaaaattattaatatttgtttatatttttattataaaatataatattttattctatttatattttgaaaataaaaactgCAAGACCTACTAGAGCAATTGCTTTTTACCTACATCCACGTGGTTCATTAATCCATGTAGTTTAAAACAGGCAATGTCTACCAAACATTTTTATGGGTACACCCCAAAAAACTTAATAATGATTCGTTTTCTCAACTTTTAATGCGTATATGGTCTTCCACCTTTCCACTTTCTTTATAACTACTTGTTTATTGCTTTATACTAGTActttatataatatttcttttataaatatatattctagAAGATTTTTTAACTTACTCCACTCACTCTTGTCAATTCAGCTTTGGTGAGTAACACCCCCTACCATCCATTCTTGAGATCAAACACTGTTTATATCTATACTAGCGTGCCTTTCTTTAATTTGTTTCACCTACTAGCTATGAAAAATGAATTAGGAGTACAAATATTGATTGTTTTAAGGGTAGTATAGACAACTAGGCAAATATCATATCAACTTATTTTTACCttgataaaattaagtttttaaaattaatatagcacatattaaaaataataaatagatagATAATTTCATTCGAATTGAGACAGGGATGTAATGATAATGACAATCTACATTTGTGGATTCAAATCTATCTCAatttttgatgaaaaaatataCTTTGGTTGAacataaatatcaatttttctcaaaattttaaacTCGAAAAATGAGGTTGGAAGTGTTAATACTTGAAACTTAGGCATTTACCTTCAAACTCATTATTctattcaaattattattattttttaatttttatatacatataattacttattttatataaatgtattattatcCTTGAATGTTAAACGTTGCGTAATTGATGAAGATACACAATTTATGATCCAAGAAAATATATGATTGTTGCATCTCATCTTGTTCTTGTGTGTGCATGATCAAATTTGTGAGGCATAAACAAAGATCCATTAAGAAATTCAAACTTGTCATTTATTAGTACTAGTATGTAATTCGTGCGTCGTATGGAAAcaacgattttaataaataaattattatattaattaatttatatatatatatatatatcaaattgcataaattttattgatattaaaaaaataaattgacttaaaaaaatttagaataaaaaaattaaaaaaaatttagttataacttaacttaaaaactactttcttatATTATACGCTCAATGTTATTGATGAAAAGTATGACTCTAACCCAACTCTTTAATCTGACTCAAATGATGATACCTTACtctttaattttacaaataatcttttttctttctaaaaaacttattataaaaaaatactttcaattttaaacaaataaaaacaataattattaaaaaaacttaaataattagattagatgaaataagaattttaaaaataatggatatttagttatataaaataagtaaattagtaaatgtaaagatgagtaagttacttaataatgaatttttatttttattattcaacctacgttatttatatgaaatacatgacatttaagaattcatataaattttgctgtatcaagtggcaaaatatatttcattttagtactactcacaaaatactaaagaaaaataattttcccgttacaaacaaaaaattacaatacacataaaaactatgagtatcttttatctttgaatttgcatgttagtaatatagtagtttttaaatttgataaaatagtatttgaagtttgaaaaaccattacTTTCAATGAATCGATGAAatgaattgtttctttaattcctacataaaatttatattttcttaaataaattattattgttctCTTCAATgttctaaaaatttaattgaattcatggctaagaagtctaaataaaatttatatttatttaaataaattattattatttaattaatataactgTGTCCCAACACCACAacttagaatcaaaattattaggaCGGGCATGAACTATTTATGAGAGAATTTAAAATGTGAGTTATTAAGAGA
It includes:
- the LOC101493758 gene encoding myb-related protein 308-like — translated: MGRSPCCEKDHTNKGAWSKEEDDRLTNYINIHGEGCWRSLPKAAGLLRCGKSCRLRWINYLRPDLKRGNFTPQEDELIISLHTFLGNKWSQIAARLPGRTDNEIKNYWNTHIKRKLFTRGIDPSTHKPLNGGSAAVVASSQPELPVVPTSNESSSSSSKKKKNNNKSEFELFSNNNMNREKVVVTDSGCVEESVSNSSSGVTIEEIAPYPPHINLELSLAPPSQQQQISLYSWQGGVCLCRHALGLHGNNHQLPCSCKKPITHPHGTPSATIQQPAPTGNDVFKFFGAGNFKF